From the genome of Azospirillum fermentarium:
CGCCCTGGCCGCCGCCGAACCGGGGGACGAGTGGATCGTGGTGGCCCGCGCGGTGGCGGTCCTGGGGCGGTTCTGAAACCCCCGGTCTGCACACCCTTGTGGGAGTGCCGCGCCTGCCTTATATTTGAGAGCGGAGCAGGGGAGGGGCTGCTACCCCCCTCTACCGCGCCGACCCCCCAGCGATGCGGCTTGCGCCTTGAATGCAATCGTATGGTGTAGGGCTGCGTCCTTTCGCACGCCGCGACGGTGCGCTTTTTTGCCGAAACCGAAGCGTGGCAGCGCAACCTTTGCCGCGCCGGGCTGTTACAGTGGTTTTCGTCGAACCATGAAACGGCCGCCATGATCGATCGCCAAGACCGCACCTGGTACAAGGATGCCGTCATCTATCAGCTTCATGTGAAAGCCTTTTTCGACGCCGACAACGACGGAACCGGCGATTTCGCAGGGCTGACGCAAAAGCTGGACTACATCCAGGATCTGGGCGTGACCACGCTGTGGCTGCTGCCCTTCTACCCCTCGCCCTTGCGCGACGACGGGTACGACATCGCCGATTACCGGCAGGTGAACCCACGCTACGGCACCATGGCCGATTTTCGCCGCTTCATGCGCGAATGCCATGCCCGCGGCCTGCGGGTCATCACCGAACTGGTCATCAACCACACCTCCGACCAGCATCCGTGGTTCCAGCGGGCACGCCGGGCACCACCGGGGTCGAAGCACCGCGATTACTACGTCTGGTCCGCCACCGACCAGAAATATCAGGGCACGCGGATCATCTTCTGCGACACGGAGAAGTCCAACTGGACCTGGGACGCCGAGGCACAGGCCTATTTCTGGCACCGTTTCTATTCCCACCAGCCCGACCTGAACTTCGACAACCCGCGGGTGTTGCAGGAGGTGCTGAACGTCATGCGCTTCTGGCTCGATGCCGGGGTGGACGGGCTGCGCCTCGACGCCGTGCCCTACCTCAAGGAGCGCGAGGGCACCAACAACGAGAACCTGCCCGAAACCCACGAGATCCTGAAGGTCATCCGCACCAAGATCGACCAGGGCTACAGCGACCGCATGCTGCTGGCCGAGGCCAACCAGTGGCCGGAAGACGTGCTGCCCTATTTCGGCGACCCGGCGGCGGGCGGCGACGAATGCCACATGGCGTTCCATTTCCCGCTGATGCCGCGCATCTACATGGCGGTGGCGCTGGAGGACCGGCACCCCATCGCCGACATCCTGCGCCAGACGCCGGACATTCCCGACCTGTGCCAGTGGGCCATCTTCCTGCGCAACCACGACGAACTGACGCTGGAGATGGTGACCGACCGCGAACGGGATTACCTGTGGAACTTCTACGCCGGCGACCGGCGGATGCGCATCAACCTGGGCATCCGCCGCCGTCTGGCCCCGCTGCTGGACAACGACCGCCGCAAGATCGAACTGCTGAACAGCCTTCTGATGTCCATGCCCGGCACGCCGGTGATCTATTACGGCGACGAGATCGGCATGGGCGACAACGTGTTCCTGGGCGACCGCGACGGTGTGCGCACGCCCATGCAATGGTCGCTGGACCGCAACGGCGGCTTTTCCCGCGCCGACCCGGCGGGGCTGTTCCTGCCCGCCATCATGGATCCCATCTACGGCTATCAGGCGGTGAACGTGGAGGCGCAGAGCCGCAGCCCGTCGTCGCTCCTGAACTGGATGAAGCGGCTGATCGCCGTGCGGCGGCAGCAGGCGGTGTTCGGGCGCGGCGCCTTCCGGCTGCTCTATCCCGGCAACCGCAAGGTGCTGGCCTATCTGCGCAGCCTGCCGGGGGAGGGCGGGGCGCCCGATCAGGCGGTGCTGTGCGTCGCCAACCTGTCCCGCTCGGCCCAGGCGGTGGAGCTGGACCTGAAGGCGTTCAAGGGCCGGGTGCCCATCGAACTGATGGGCCGCACCCCGTTCCCGCCCATCGGCGAGCTGCCCTATCTGCTGACCCTGCCGGCCTATGGCTTCTACTGGTTTGCTTTGGCGGCGGAGGCCGACCTGCCGCGCTGGCATGAAACCCTGCCCGAGGCTCTGCCCGATCTGATGACGCTGGTGGTGCGCAACGGCTGGTCCAGCCTGCCGCCCCGCGCGGTGCAGGATCTGGGCAACGACATCCTGCCGGCCTATCTGCCCAAGCAGCGCTGGTTCGGGGCCAAGGACCGCACGCTTGTGGCGTGCGAGGCGGGGCTGATGGTGGAGATGCCGGGGGCGGGCGACGGCTGGCTGCTGCTGCGGGTGGACGCCCGTTTTGGCGACGGCGGGCCGGATCTGTCCTATTTCCTCCCCCTCGCCATGAACTGGGACGAGAACGCCGGTCAGGCCGGGTGGCCGCTGCTGCCCTTCACGCTGGCCAAGATCCGGCGGGGGGCGAAGGTGGGGGCGGTTCACGACGCGGCACAGGCGGACGGCTTCATCGCCGGCCTGCTGTCGGCCATGGCTGCCGGGCGCACCCTGCCGGCGGGCGATGGGGAAATCCGCTTCACCGCCACCCCGGCCCTGGCCGGGGCCGCCGTGCCCGATCAGCCGTCGGTGCGCCGCATGGGGGTGGAGCAGTCCAACAGCTCCATCCTGGTGGGCGACGGGACCGAGGAGAAGGCGGTGGTGAAGATCCTGCGCCGCCTGCTGCCCGGCGCCCACCCGGAGCTGGAGGTCAGCCGTCACCTGTCGCGGGTGGGCTACGCCAACACCCCGCCGCTTCTGGGGGCGGTGGAGCATGTGGCAGCCGACGGCATGCCGACGGCGCTGGCCATCGTCCAGGGCTTCGTGCGCAACCAGGGCGACGGCTGGACCTCCATCGTCGAGCATCTGGAGCGGGAGCTGGACGACATCCGCCTGGGCACGCCGCAGGACGAAGCGGACGCCCGGTCTTTCGCCCTGTTCGTGCAGCTTGCCGCCACCTTGGGCCGGCGCACCGCCGAACTGCACCGGGCGCTGGCGGTGGAGACCGGTGACCCGGCCTTCGACCCGGAACCCATCGCCGCCGACGACCTGATCCGCTGGGCCGCGGGTGCGCAGGTGCAGGCCGATGCCGCCTTCGCCGCCCTGGCCGGCGCGCTCGACCGCCTGCCCGAGGAGGTGCAGGCCGACGCCCGCCGGCTGCTGGACCGGCGCGGCGAGGTGCACCAGCGCCTGTCCGACGCCGCCCGGACGCCCATGGGGGCGGTGAAGATCCGCATCCACGGCGACTATCACCTGGGGCAGGTACTGCGGGTCCAGAACGACTTCTTCATCATCGACTTCGAGGGCGAGCCGTCCAAGCCGCTGGAGCAGCGCCGCGCCAAGCGCTCGGCCCTGGTGGACGTGGCGGGGATGCTGCGCTCGTTCAACTACGCGGCGTGGGCGGCGCTGTTCCGTCTGTCGGAAAAGGATCTGGACGACCAGATCGCCCCCCGGCTGCGGGCCATGGCCGCCCAGTGGGAGGCGTGCAGCGCGCGGGCCTTCTACGACGCCTACCGCGCCGCCGCGGCCGGCTGTCCGGTGTGGCCGGAGGACGAGGAGGCCGCCGAACGGCTTCTCTCCCTGTTCCTTTTGGAAAAAGCGTTGTACGAGGTGGGGTACGAGGCGGCGAACCGCCCCGGCTGGATCGGAATTCCCGTCAAGGGGGTGCTGGCCCTGCTGGACGGGCATGGCCTGCCGCCCGCCGACGGTGCACAATGCCCGGCCCCTGCCTCCGCCCGCACAGGAGAAAGCACGACCGATGGCGCATGATCCCACGTCTTCCCCGGCTGCCGTCCCCCTGCCGCCCGATCTCGCCGCCGAAATCGACGCGGTGGTCCGTGCCGACCACGGCGACCCGTTCGGCTTCCTCGGCATGCACGAGACCGTGGACGGGATGACGGTGCGTGCCTTCATTCCCGGCGCCACCGCCGTGCGGGTGATCGACGCGGGCGACGGTTCCGTGGCCGCCCCCATGACCCGGGTCCACGGCGACGGCTTCTTCATCGCCGACTTGCCGGGATGGCGGCGCTTCCCCTACCGCCTGCAGGTGGATTTCCCCCTGGCGACGCAGGAGTTCGAGGATGTCTACCGCTTCGGCCCCGTGCTGGGCGAGCTGGACATGCACCTGCTGGCCGAAGGCAACCACCTGCGCAATTTCGAGCGCCTGGGGGCTCATCCCCGCACGCTGGAGGGGGTGGAGGGCGTCGCCTTCGCCGTCTGGGCGCCCAACGCCCGGCGGGTCAGCGTGGTGGGGGAATTCTGCGCGTGGGATGGCCGCCGCCTGCCCATGCGCCGCCGGACCGAGGCGGGGGTGTGGGAGATCTTCGTCCCCCACGCCACCGCCGGCCAGCGCTACAAGTTCGAGATCCAGGGGGCGGACGGCGCGCTGCTGCCGCTGAAGGCCGATCCCTTCGCGTTTGCGTGCGAGATGCGGCCCGCCAACGCCTCCGTCATCCATGGGCTGCAGGACTTCCCCTGGCAGGACGGGGGGTGGGAGAGCCGGCGCGAGCACAGCGCCAGCCGCTCCGCCCCCATCAGCATCTACGAGGTGCACCTGGGGTCGTGGGCGCGGGTGCCGGAGGAGGGGGACCGCTTCCTCACCTATGACGAACTGGCCGAGCGGCTGATCCCCTATGTGACGGAGATGGGCTTTACCCACATCGAACTGCTGCCCATCACCGAACACCCGTTCGACGGCTCGTGGGGGTATCAGCCCATCGGGCTCTACGCCCCCACCAGCCGCCACGGCGGCCCCGACGCCTTCAAGCGCTTCGTGGAGGCGTGCCACCGGGCCGGGCTGGGGGTGCTGCTGGACTGGGTGCCCGGCCATTTTCCCACCGATCCCCACGGTCTGGGCAGCTTCGACGGCACGCACCTGTACGAGCACGCCGACCCGCGCCAGGGTTTCCATCAGGACTGGAATACCCTGATCTACAATTTCGGCCGGCGGGAGGTGGCGAATTTCCTGCTGGGCAACGCGCTGTTCTGGCTGGAGCAGTACCGGCTGGACGGTCTTCGCGTCGATGCCGTGGCCTCCATGCTCTATCTCGACTATTCGCGGCGGGAAGGGGAGTGGGTGCCCAACCAGTACGGCGGGCGGGAGAATCTGGAATCCATCGCGTTCCTGAAGCGCATGAATGAACTCGTCTACGGCCACCACGCCGGGGCGATGACGGTGGCGGAGGAATCCACCTCGTGGCCGGCGGTGTCGCGGCCCACGTACCTGGGCGGCCTGGGCTTCGGGTACAAATGGAACATGGGGTGGATGCACGACACCCTGGAATACATGCGCAAGGAACCGGTCCACCGCCGGCATCATCACCACGCGATGACCTTCGGCATGGTCTACGCCTATTCGGAAAACTTCGTCCTGCCGCTCAGCCACGACGAGGTGGTGCATGGCAAGGGCTCGCTGATCAACAAGATGCCGGGCGATGCGTGGCAGAAGTTCGCCAACCTGCGCGCCTATTACGCCTTCATGTTCACCCATCCGGGCAAGAAGCTGCTGTTCATGGGCGGCGAGTTCGCCCAGTGGCGCGAATGGAGCGAGGCCCGCAGCCTGGACTGGCACCTGCTGGAGCAGGAGGAGCACCGCGGCATCCGCGATCTGGTGCGGGAGTTGAACGGCCTCTACCGCGGCCTGCCGGCACTGCACCAACTGGATTGCGACCCCGCCGGGTTCGAGTGGATCGAGGCCAACGACAGCGACTACAGCGTCTATGCCTATCTGCGCCGCGGCACGGACGGGGATGCGCCGGTGGTGGTGGTGTGCAATTTCACCCCCATCCCCCGCGACGGGTACGCGGTGGGGGTGCCGCTGCCGGGGGATTACCGCGTGCGCCTGAACACCGACGATCCCCGTTTCGGCGGCTCAGGCTATGGTGCCGTGCCCGCGGTGGTGACGGCGGAAGAGACGGCCCGGCACGGACGCCCACACTCCCTGACCCTGACCCTGCCGCCGCTGGCAGCTCTGGTGCTGGAGCGGGCCGGGTAGGGCGCGGCAACACCGGGTGCTGCGTGTCGATGCGCTGCCGTGGGGCCTGGGTGCCGATCCCCGCGGTGGCCCACCGCACCGTTTGGGAACCGGACGATGGTGTGCCGAAGAAAAAATTCGATGGGGAGGGAATTTTTCAAGATTTGGCCCCCTTCATAGGAAAGAATGTTTTCTTTCGAAGAAATTTTTTCCGGGCCTTGAATTTCCTGCCGGCAAAAAATACCGATTTTCTCAAATGATTCATGTCGATAAGCAAAGTTGAGGGCATGGACTGTTTGTTTTGGTGTGTCTTTTTCAAGAGCAATTTTTGAGATATTCCGCCCTGCTTTGAGAGGGGAGTGAGAAGGGGCACTAAGCTTACGGCTTTTTATTGAAATTATCATAGATAGACCCTCTCGAGGGGGACCATCCTGTTTCGCCATAACGTTCTTCAATAATGCCAGGTGCCCTTTTCATGAGCGCGCCGGCAATGAAATTTCGCTGCATTTCAGGAGGCAGGCCGCGAGCCTCATCCAGAACGCGCATAGCGACACCGTTGAGGTTATTGGTGAATATTGTTTGCCCATCCCTGAAGATGGCTCCTACAATGACGCCACCTTGCCGGAAAACAGTATGCGCCTTTACAGCACGGTATTCAGCCAACATATTAGGGTCATTGGCTTTTGCTTCATTCTCGGCTCGCTGAGCCTTTTCTTGGGTTTCTTTAAAAATTTCTTCTGGTGTTGATTTCCTCCAGCCAGACAGGTCAAATGTTTTGATATTTTCTTTTGAGAAATTAGGGATGACGAAACCACTGTTTCCTGAAGGTAACGATAATCCGGTGCTCATGTGTGTTTCCTCTGGCAATTGTACCGGATGAGGTTTCAGGCTTTGGAAGCGTTGGCTTCCTTATCGATGGCGCCCCGGTTCGGTGCCCAGCCGGTCTCGCCATAGCGTTCTTCAACGGCTCGGTTGCCGAGCTTCTTCATGATCGCGTTGACCATATAATCCCGGCCCTGCGGCCCCGCCAATTGATTGGCATAGGTTGCCGCGTCCAAACCGATGAAAGCCGCATTCCGGTGATAGTCGGCTGTGCCATCCCGGTAGGCTGCGGCAACAATTTCACCGTTCATTCGGACCACAGTATGAGCCTTTACAGACTTGTAAGCGGCAATCTTGGCCGGATCATTGGCCTCTGCCAATCCAGCCGCTTGCTTGGCGGCTTCTTGTTTTCTCTGGGAAATTTCTTCGGCTGTTGGAGCGCGGGACATGGACGGGTCGAATCTTCGGGCCACATAGCTTTGCCCTAATGAGAAACTGGATGTTGATAAGGAACTGGTCATGCTCATGATCCTTTGCCGTCACTTGCTTAATAGGCAAAAGCACCGGATTCTTTTCTTATTGCTCCGCGGTTTGGTGCATAGCCAGTCTCACCATAGCGTTCTTCGACGGCTCCGCTGCCGAGCTTCTTCATAAGGGCGTTGACAATATAGTCTCGCCCTTGAGGGCCGGGTAATCGACCGGCGTATTCTGCCACGTCCAGTCCAACAAAAGCCGAGTTCTTATAATATTCCGATGTGCCATCGCGGAACACGGCGGCAATAATCTCCCCATTGACCCGGACCACGGTATGAGCCTTTACAGCTTTATAAGCGGCAATCTTGGCCGGATCATTGGCTTCAGCCAATCCAGCCGCTTGCTTGGCTGCTTCCTGTTTATCCCGTGCAATTTCTTCGGCTGTTGGTGCTTTCCAGCCTGATAGGTCGAATGTTTTAATATTGTCTTTTGAGAAATTAGGAATGGCGTATCCGCTGTTCCCTACAGGTAACGATAATGTGGTGCTCATCATTGCCTCCTATTAACTCCATAGCAGGATATCGAGCAATAACGATGCCAAAACGCAAACGTGCACTGGTATGAGTGTGTAAGATTTGCGCAGGAGTTGAAGTTTTGGATATAATTAGATTTATAAATAAATTTATATGTAGGATCGTTTATTAACAAAAAGGGATTTGCCGCCATTGCGCAGCAAATCCCCATATTCTGTGCTGATAGCAACACGAGAGCATTGTTGCTATCATATATTATGATTGCAGATTACAGAAGGGTGGAAAGGTTGAATATAAGTCCATCAGAGGTCTTGAGACTTTCCACCACATAGTTGCCACCAAGATAAAAATTATCAATGATGACACCATCATCGAGATACCCATCGCTAAGGTCGGCAGTACTACTTAGAATAAGACTATTCCCACTGCGGTAGTAGGAAATATTAGCCTGAGTGACATTGGAAAAATAGATCATGTCGGCAGATCCGCCTCCATAACCATCATTCCCAGCCTCATTCTTGTTGTCATTGATAAGATCAACGCCTTCGTTGGCGCCATGATAATATACGTCGTTATCAAATCCTCCGTACATTGTATCGTTCCCGGCCCCGCCATACAGGTGGTCACTCCCGGCTCCGCCCAGCACGTAATCGTTGCCGTTGCCGCCGTACATCGTGTCATTGCCCGTCCCGCCGGCAATGGTATCGTTGCCGTCATAGCCGAGGAGGCTATCGTTGCCTGCATCCCCCGTCAGCAGATCCATAAAGCTGCTGCCGTGGATGGTATCGTTGCCGCCCTGTCCATAAGCCGCGTTTGAATTGCCACCGTTGTCGGGGGTTTTTCCGCGTAGATCAAGAACTTCGGACGTAGCATCACCCATGAGAACAGTCATCTTATACTCTCCTTCTGGAATCATTCTGTTCAGGTTTACACACACAAGCACAGCCGGGCCGACACCGTCGCCGCCGGGACTGTGCGGTCACTCGGCGAGACCGCTGCCGTTCGGAGGAAAGCTCCGGACGGCACGGCGTCGGCGAGGATCTCGTCGCATGAGGAGATGTCCGGCGGGCGGCGTGGTCAGTCCTCACGGAACGCCCTCCGGAACGAATCTTCGATGGGTTGCAGCAGGTAGCGCAGCAGCGTGCGCTCCCCGGTCAGGATCAGGGCTTCCGCCGGCATGCCGGGCTGCAGGCGCACGCCGTCCAGGGCGGCCAATTCACCCGCGTCCACCTCCACCCGCGCCAGGTAATAGGGGGCGCCGGTGCGGTCGTCGGTCAGGGCGTCCGCCGACACCCGCGTGACCGATCCGGCCAGTTGCGGCGTCGTCCGGCTCTTGAACGCGCTCAGCACCACCTTGGCCGGCAGGCCGGCGCGCACCACGTCGATGTCGGTGGGGCTGACGCGGGCGTCGATCACCAGCGGATCGTCCTGGGGCACCAGATCCAGGATGTCGCCACCCGGCGCCACCACCGCGCCCGGGGCGAAATGCCGCAGCTTCATCACCACGCCGGCCACCGGCGCCGCCACGTCGCGGCGGCCCTGGCGCACGGCGGCGGCGGAGCGTTTCTCGCGCGATTCGGCCAGCCGGACCTGAACGTCGCGCAGTTCGGTGGCGATCTCGCTCTGGCGGTCGTCGCGCAGGCCCAGGATTTCCAGCTCGGCCTGGGCAATGGCTTCGCGCGCCTGGGCGATGCGGTTGGCAAGGTCGCCCTGCTGTCCCTCCAGATCCACCCGCTGGCGCTGCAGCGCCAGCAGCCGCGGCTTGCGTTCCAGCCCCTGGCGGACCATGGCCTCCACCCCGGCGATTTCCTCGGCGATCAGCGCCAGTTGCCCGCGGCCGGCGGCCCGCTGGGCTTCCAGGGCGGCGATCTGGGCCTGTTGCTGGGCGATTCGCTGGCGGATCACCTCGGCCCGGCCCTCCAGGCTGGTGCGGCGGCTGGCGAAGATGCGCCGCTGTCCGGCCAGGATCTCCGCCACCGCCCGGTCGCCGGCACGGGCGGTCAGGTCATCGGGAAACGCCACCGCGTCCGCGCCGTCGCGCTCGGCGGCCAGCCGGGCCTCCTGCGCGGCCAGCGCCCAGACCTGCCCGTCAAGCAGGGCGATGGTGGAGCGGGTTTCCAGATCGTCCAGGCGCATCAGCGGCTGGCCCGCCGCCACCCGGTCGCCCTCGCGCACCA
Proteins encoded in this window:
- the treS gene encoding maltose alpha-D-glucosyltransferase → MIDRQDRTWYKDAVIYQLHVKAFFDADNDGTGDFAGLTQKLDYIQDLGVTTLWLLPFYPSPLRDDGYDIADYRQVNPRYGTMADFRRFMRECHARGLRVITELVINHTSDQHPWFQRARRAPPGSKHRDYYVWSATDQKYQGTRIIFCDTEKSNWTWDAEAQAYFWHRFYSHQPDLNFDNPRVLQEVLNVMRFWLDAGVDGLRLDAVPYLKEREGTNNENLPETHEILKVIRTKIDQGYSDRMLLAEANQWPEDVLPYFGDPAAGGDECHMAFHFPLMPRIYMAVALEDRHPIADILRQTPDIPDLCQWAIFLRNHDELTLEMVTDRERDYLWNFYAGDRRMRINLGIRRRLAPLLDNDRRKIELLNSLLMSMPGTPVIYYGDEIGMGDNVFLGDRDGVRTPMQWSLDRNGGFSRADPAGLFLPAIMDPIYGYQAVNVEAQSRSPSSLLNWMKRLIAVRRQQAVFGRGAFRLLYPGNRKVLAYLRSLPGEGGAPDQAVLCVANLSRSAQAVELDLKAFKGRVPIELMGRTPFPPIGELPYLLTLPAYGFYWFALAAEADLPRWHETLPEALPDLMTLVVRNGWSSLPPRAVQDLGNDILPAYLPKQRWFGAKDRTLVACEAGLMVEMPGAGDGWLLLRVDARFGDGGPDLSYFLPLAMNWDENAGQAGWPLLPFTLAKIRRGAKVGAVHDAAQADGFIAGLLSAMAAGRTLPAGDGEIRFTATPALAGAAVPDQPSVRRMGVEQSNSSILVGDGTEEKAVVKILRRLLPGAHPELEVSRHLSRVGYANTPPLLGAVEHVAADGMPTALAIVQGFVRNQGDGWTSIVEHLERELDDIRLGTPQDEADARSFALFVQLAATLGRRTAELHRALAVETGDPAFDPEPIAADDLIRWAAGAQVQADAAFAALAGALDRLPEEVQADARRLLDRRGEVHQRLSDAARTPMGAVKIRIHGDYHLGQVLRVQNDFFIIDFEGEPSKPLEQRRAKRSALVDVAGMLRSFNYAAWAALFRLSEKDLDDQIAPRLRAMAAQWEACSARAFYDAYRAAAAGCPVWPEDEEAAERLLSLFLLEKALYEVGYEAANRPGWIGIPVKGVLALLDGHGLPPADGAQCPAPASARTGESTTDGA
- the glgB gene encoding 1,4-alpha-glucan branching protein GlgB, with protein sequence MPPDLAAEIDAVVRADHGDPFGFLGMHETVDGMTVRAFIPGATAVRVIDAGDGSVAAPMTRVHGDGFFIADLPGWRRFPYRLQVDFPLATQEFEDVYRFGPVLGELDMHLLAEGNHLRNFERLGAHPRTLEGVEGVAFAVWAPNARRVSVVGEFCAWDGRRLPMRRRTEAGVWEIFVPHATAGQRYKFEIQGADGALLPLKADPFAFACEMRPANASVIHGLQDFPWQDGGWESRREHSASRSAPISIYEVHLGSWARVPEEGDRFLTYDELAERLIPYVTEMGFTHIELLPITEHPFDGSWGYQPIGLYAPTSRHGGPDAFKRFVEACHRAGLGVLLDWVPGHFPTDPHGLGSFDGTHLYEHADPRQGFHQDWNTLIYNFGRREVANFLLGNALFWLEQYRLDGLRVDAVASMLYLDYSRREGEWVPNQYGGRENLESIAFLKRMNELVYGHHAGAMTVAEESTSWPAVSRPTYLGGLGFGYKWNMGWMHDTLEYMRKEPVHRRHHHHAMTFGMVYAYSENFVLPLSHDEVVHGKGSLINKMPGDAWQKFANLRAYYAFMFTHPGKKLLFMGGEFAQWREWSEARSLDWHLLEQEEHRGIRDLVRELNGLYRGLPALHQLDCDPAGFEWIEANDSDYSVYAYLRRGTDGDAPVVVVCNFTPIPRDGYAVGVPLPGDYRVRLNTDDPRFGGSGYGAVPAVVTAEETARHGRPHSLTLTLPPLAALVLERAG
- a CDS encoding calcium-binding protein, producing MTVLMGDATSEVLDLRGKTPDNGGNSNAAYGQGGNDTIHGSSFMDLLTGDAGNDSLLGYDGNDTIAGGTGNDTMYGGNGNDYVLGGAGSDHLYGGAGNDTMYGGFDNDVYYHGANEGVDLINDNKNEAGNDGYGGGSADMIYFSNVTQANISYYRSGNSLILSSTADLSDGYLDDGVIIDNFYLGGNYVVESLKTSDGLIFNLSTLL
- a CDS encoding HlyD family type I secretion periplasmic adaptor subunit, with product MSAVTTPGLPPRPPAARLIAAGALAAALGFGGFGGWAALAPLASAAIAPGTVTVDGNRKTVQHLDGGIVAEILVREGDRVAAGQPLMRLDDLETRSTIALLDGQVWALAAQEARLAAERDGADAVAFPDDLTARAGDRAVAEILAGQRRIFASRRTSLEGRAEVIRQRIAQQQAQIAALEAQRAAGRGQLALIAEEIAGVEAMVRQGLERKPRLLALQRQRVDLEGQQGDLANRIAQAREAIAQAELEILGLRDDRQSEIATELRDVQVRLAESREKRSAAAVRQGRRDVAAPVAGVVMKLRHFAPGAVVAPGGDILDLVPQDDPLVIDARVSPTDIDVVRAGLPAKVVLSAFKSRTTPQLAGSVTRVSADALTDDRTGAPYYLARVEVDAGELAALDGVRLQPGMPAEALILTGERTLLRYLLQPIEDSFRRAFRED